In Xyrauchen texanus isolate HMW12.3.18 chromosome 14, RBS_HiC_50CHRs, whole genome shotgun sequence, the following are encoded in one genomic region:
- the gpr82 gene encoding probable G-protein coupled receptor 82: MSVQGEITMYGNYSDINASTCMIQHEESHATILPWLYLSLALLGLPTNGIVLLGLWRSERTPTVIFTLNIVVSDLMMCCSFFFRIAYYKENVNWKSGTTICNAIELIIFTCFYINLYCNMCFFLWTSINRYATVVKPGYALLQVFKRTQPCWIISFSTWLLITTIAGISMWVKQSIVNNGTCFDQVVDSNIHFKVQLNTIHCFSVAGFFFILCLMLVSYGLLVIHLQNVRGGSLFGAGFGTGGGLKVRRKILASVILFVLCFLPYHVQRVILLTSRSGNCQAQFRMKTGTIFVAAFSCCLHPVLQLVFRLHCCRAKRNTRPKTKPEISKSLDTPHINTINLIENIDSAKKNESELNQHSDNEKC; encoded by the coding sequence cacatgcATGATACAACATGAAGAAAGCCATGCAACCATCTTGCCTTGGCTCTATCTCTCTTTGGCTCTCCTGGGCCTCCCGACCAATGGAATCGTCTTGCTGGGTCTTTGGAGATCAGAGAGGACACCCACTGTCATCTTTACTTTAAACATAGTTGTGTCAGACCTGATGATGTGCTGCAGTTTTTTCTTCAGAATAGCCTACTACAAAGAGAATGTTAACTGGAAATCTGGAACTACGATCTGCAATGCAATAGAGTTGATCATTTTCACTTGCTTCTACATTAACCTCTACTGCAACATGTGCTTCTTTTTGTGGACCAGCATCAATCGCTATGCCACAGTAGTAAAACCAGGCTATGCCTTGTTGCAGGTCTTTAAACGCACGCAACCGTGCTGGATCATCTCCTTTTCTACCTGGTTGCTTATAACCACAATTGCAGGCATTAGCATGTGGGTTAAACAGAGCATAGTAAACAATGGGACTTGCTTCGACCAGGTTGTCGACAGTAACATTCACTTTAAAGTTCAATTAAACACCATCCATTGCTTTAGTGTTGCaggattcttttttattttgtgcttGATGTTGGTCAGTTATGGTCTACTGGTTATCCACCTTCAGAATGTGAGGGGTGGAAGTCTATTTGGTGCTGGATTTGGAACGGGAGGAGGTCTTAAGGTTCGAAGGAAGATTCTGGCCTCTGTCATATTGTTTGTACTCTGCTTCCTACCCTACCATGTGCAAAGGGTCATCTTATTAACATCAAGGAGTGGAAACTGTCAAGCACAGTTCAGGATGAAAACTGGAACCATCTTTGTTGCAGCTTTCAGCTGTTGCCTACATCCTGTTCTCCAGCTGGTGTTCCGTTTGCACTGCTGTCGAGCCAAGCGCAACACCAGGCCCAAAACCAAACCTGAAATATCCAAGAGTCTGGACACACCTCATATAAATACTATAAATCTGATAGAAAACATTGATAGTGCAAAGAAAAACGAAAGTGAATTGAACCAACACAGTGACAATGAAaaatgttaa